The Neisseria yangbaofengii genome contains a region encoding:
- a CDS encoding S-(hydroxymethyl)glutathione dehydrogenase/class III alcohol dehydrogenase has product MEFIKTRAAVAWAPNEPLKIEELDLMPPQKGEVLVRIVATGVCHTDAYTLSGQDSEGVFPCVLGHEGAGIVEAVGEGVTDFAVGDHVIPLYTAECGKCKFCTSGKTNLCSSVRATQGKGLMPDGTVRFFKNGQPIYHYMGTSTFSEYTVVAEVSLAKIQPEADLKEVCLLGCGVTTGMGAVMNTAKVKRGDTVAIFGLGGIGLAAIIGARMNGAGRIIGIDTNPSKFALAEKLGATDFVNPKDFDKPIQEVIIEMTDGGVDYSFECIGNVEVMRAALECCHKGWGESIIIGVAPAGAEISTRPFQLVTGRVWRGSAFGGVKGRSELPGIIDQYMRGEFALSDFITHTMPLEDINTAFDLMHEGKSIRSVIHY; this is encoded by the coding sequence ATGGAATTTATCAAAACCCGCGCCGCCGTTGCCTGGGCGCCCAATGAACCCTTAAAAATCGAAGAATTGGATTTAATGCCCCCGCAAAAAGGCGAAGTGTTGGTGCGCATTGTCGCCACCGGCGTCTGCCACACTGACGCTTACACTTTGAGCGGACAAGATTCGGAAGGTGTGTTCCCTTGCGTGTTGGGGCATGAGGGTGCCGGCATTGTCGAAGCAGTCGGCGAAGGCGTAACCGATTTTGCCGTCGGCGACCATGTTATTCCGCTTTACACTGCCGAATGCGGCAAATGCAAATTCTGTACTTCAGGCAAAACCAACCTGTGTTCGTCCGTACGTGCGACACAGGGCAAGGGCTTGATGCCCGATGGCACGGTGCGTTTTTTCAAAAACGGCCAGCCGATCTATCACTACATGGGTACATCAACTTTCTCGGAGTACACCGTTGTTGCCGAAGTTTCTTTGGCTAAAATCCAGCCTGAAGCAGATTTAAAAGAAGTGTGCCTGCTCGGTTGCGGCGTCACCACCGGCATGGGCGCGGTGATGAACACGGCCAAAGTAAAACGCGGTGACACCGTGGCGATTTTCGGCTTGGGCGGCATCGGTTTGGCTGCCATTATCGGCGCGCGTATGAATGGTGCAGGCCGCATTATCGGTATCGACACCAATCCGTCTAAATTTGCTTTGGCAGAGAAACTCGGCGCTACTGATTTTGTCAATCCGAAAGATTTCGATAAACCGATTCAAGAGGTGATTATCGAAATGACAGATGGCGGCGTGGATTATTCGTTTGAGTGTATCGGCAATGTAGAAGTTATGCGCGCGGCTTTGGAATGCTGCCACAAAGGCTGGGGCGAGAGCATTATCATCGGCGTGGCTCCGGCCGGTGCGGAAATTTCAACCCGCCCGTTCCAATTGGTTACCGGCCGCGTATGGCGCGGTTCGGCATTTGGCGGCGTAAAAGGCCGCAGCGAATTGCCGGGCATCATCGACCAATACATGCGCGGCGAATTTGCCTTGAGTGATTTCATCACCCATACCATGCCTTTGGAAGACATCAACACCGCATTTGATTTAATGCACGAAGGTAAATCGATTCGTAGCGTGATTCATTATTAA